One window of the Candidatus Aminicenantes bacterium genome contains the following:
- a CDS encoding 3'(2'),5'-bisphosphate nucleotidase, which translates to MLENELRIARRAVIQAMEITRRVQADMTGCDTITKSDSSPVTVADFASQAVICSVLHRNFPAIPIVAEESATALRRPENRFARDRVAFYLESTNGYSVWNDDDLFNSIDLGNHSPGDRFWTLDPIDGTKGFLRKEQYAVALALVDQGRVEAGLLGCPNLDHPRSSSTGGCLVSAVRGQGAWMETQTGDSRKACRVSLEQDSHQMRFVESYVSSHSYTDMQLAVARDLGIHGNPVRMDSQVKYAVIATGEAEIYLRIPHPDTPDYKEKIWDHAAGSLIVTEAGGRVTDIEGRELDFSKGKTLSHNRGVLATTPRVHARVIRTIARLEGRAQS; encoded by the coding sequence ATGCTGGAAAACGAACTCCGAATCGCCCGCCGCGCCGTGATTCAGGCCATGGAGATCACGCGCCGGGTTCAGGCGGACATGACCGGGTGCGACACCATCACCAAGTCGGACAGCAGTCCGGTAACCGTAGCGGATTTCGCCTCTCAGGCCGTAATCTGTTCCGTGTTGCATCGCAACTTTCCCGCCATTCCCATTGTCGCCGAAGAGAGCGCAACCGCACTGCGCCGCCCGGAAAACCGTTTTGCCAGAGATCGAGTGGCCTTCTACCTGGAATCCACAAACGGTTATTCGGTATGGAACGACGACGACCTGTTCAACTCGATCGATCTGGGAAACCATTCCCCCGGAGATCGCTTCTGGACCCTTGATCCCATTGACGGAACCAAGGGCTTCCTGCGCAAAGAGCAGTACGCCGTTGCGCTGGCGCTGGTGGATCAAGGCCGGGTTGAAGCCGGCCTTCTGGGGTGCCCGAACCTGGATCACCCGCGGTCCTCTTCAACCGGCGGATGCCTGGTTAGCGCTGTTCGCGGTCAGGGGGCCTGGATGGAAACACAAACGGGGGATTCGCGCAAAGCCTGCCGGGTATCCCTTGAGCAGGATTCGCATCAAATGCGCTTCGTGGAGAGCTACGTTTCCTCGCACAGCTACACGGACATGCAACTTGCCGTGGCCCGGGATCTGGGCATTCACGGAAACCCCGTGCGCATGGACAGCCAGGTCAAGTACGCCGTGATTGCTACGGGCGAGGCTGAGATTTACCTGCGCATTCCCCATCCGGATACTCCCGATTACAAGGAAAAAATCTGGGATCACGCGGCCGGAAGCCTCATCGTGACGGAGGCCGGCGGCAGGGTAACCGACATCGAGGGCCGCGAATTGGATTTCAGCAAAGGCAAGACATTAAGCCATAACCGCGGTGTTCTGGCCACGACCCCGAGGGTGCATGCCCGGGTGATTCGAACCATTGCCCGACTGGAAGGCCGTGCTCAGAGTTAA
- a CDS encoding acetate kinase — MKVLVLNSGSSSIKFQLIDVAQETVMAKGLIERVGFSDAIFSYQAPPKEKTKQRRPIPDYQTGIHLIKEALVAPENGVIRDMSQIEAVGHRIVHGGEEFSDAVIINDDVIRSVEKNIELAPLHNPPNLLGIRAARAELPNVPMVGVFDTAFHQTLPERAFVYALPYAYYEEKRIRRFGFHGTSHQYVAQRAAEFLDLELEHLRMITLHLGNGCSITAIDRGNSVDTSLGFGTMCGMPMGTRSGDVDPAILLYLQEQEGYSAADVQRLLYKESGMLGISGISSDMREVEDLAAEGHLRARLALEVFAYAARKYIGAYAAVLGGLDVLVFTAGVGENSPILRKMICRDMEFLGISVDSEKNDFKGQLREISAPSARVRTLVVPTNEELMIAKETFRLVGESA; from the coding sequence ATGAAAGTACTTGTATTGAATTCGGGCAGTTCTTCAATAAAATTCCAGTTGATCGACGTGGCACAGGAAACCGTGATGGCCAAGGGATTAATCGAGCGGGTGGGATTCAGTGACGCCATTTTTTCCTACCAGGCCCCACCCAAAGAAAAAACCAAGCAAAGGCGACCCATTCCCGATTATCAGACAGGGATTCACTTGATCAAGGAAGCCCTGGTGGCACCGGAAAACGGCGTTATCCGGGACATGAGCCAAATCGAAGCGGTGGGACACCGCATCGTCCATGGTGGAGAGGAATTTTCCGACGCAGTCATCATCAACGATGATGTGATCCGCAGCGTGGAAAAAAACATTGAACTGGCTCCGCTGCACAATCCGCCCAATCTGTTGGGGATCCGGGCCGCCCGGGCTGAGCTGCCGAATGTCCCCATGGTGGGGGTTTTTGACACGGCCTTCCACCAGACGTTGCCGGAACGGGCGTTTGTATACGCACTGCCCTATGCCTATTACGAAGAGAAGCGCATCCGGCGTTTCGGTTTTCACGGCACGTCACACCAGTACGTGGCACAGCGGGCGGCTGAATTCCTGGACCTGGAGTTAGAGCACTTGCGCATGATAACCTTGCATTTGGGCAACGGCTGTTCCATCACCGCCATTGACCGGGGCAATTCGGTGGACACCAGCCTGGGGTTCGGCACCATGTGCGGCATGCCCATGGGTACGCGGTCGGGAGATGTGGACCCGGCCATTCTGCTCTACCTGCAGGAGCAGGAGGGATATTCCGCGGCGGATGTGCAGCGGCTGTTGTACAAGGAAAGCGGCATGCTGGGAATATCGGGAATATCGTCGGATATGCGCGAAGTGGAAGACCTGGCTGCCGAGGGGCACCTCCGTGCCCGCCTGGCCCTGGAAGTGTTCGCTTATGCCGCCCGCAAGTACATTGGCGCTTACGCCGCGGTACTGGGCGGACTGGATGTACTGGTGTTTACCGCCGGCGTAGGCGAGAATTCCCCCATCCTGCGAAAGATGATCTGCCGGGACATGGAGTTCCTGGGGATATCCGTGGATAGTGAAAAAAACGACTTCAAGGGGCAGTTGCGGGAGATTTCGGCACCATCCGCCCGGGTTCGGACCCTGGTGGTTCCCACTAACGAGGAGTTGATGATCGCCAAAGAGACTTTTCGCCTGGTGGGTGAATCCGCTTGA